A window from Cryobacterium sp. PAMC25264 encodes these proteins:
- a CDS encoding DUF2306 domain-containing protein, with the protein MNDAQITHPLPNLRSRPRSSWLVPAGLILLSLIPVLAGAARLGELTGGAVPTVHNARFLDSPVPVLAHIVGATIFSLIGAFQFVPALRRGRGGWHRVAGRILLLPAGLVAALSGMWMAAFYPHPPGDGLIMSLLRLFFGAAMVASLALGIRAISSRDLVGHGSWMTRAYAIGVAAGTQALLLIPGAILFGPTDEPSRTVIMGAAWLLNLAVAEVIIRRRARPGARPVRTVR; encoded by the coding sequence ATGAACGACGCACAGATCACCCACCCGCTCCCCAACCTGCGCTCGCGCCCCCGCTCGTCGTGGCTGGTGCCGGCCGGGCTGATTCTGCTCAGCCTCATCCCGGTGCTCGCCGGCGCCGCCCGGCTCGGCGAACTGACCGGAGGAGCCGTGCCGACCGTGCACAACGCCCGGTTCCTCGATTCCCCGGTTCCGGTGCTGGCACATATCGTGGGTGCCACGATCTTCAGCCTGATCGGAGCCTTCCAGTTCGTACCGGCCCTGCGCCGCGGCCGCGGCGGCTGGCACCGGGTCGCGGGCCGCATCCTCCTCCTTCCGGCCGGGCTAGTCGCGGCCCTGTCCGGCATGTGGATGGCGGCGTTCTACCCGCATCCGCCCGGCGACGGCCTGATCATGTCGCTGCTTCGCCTCTTCTTCGGGGCCGCGATGGTGGCCAGCCTCGCCCTGGGCATCCGCGCAATTTCGAGCCGCGACCTCGTCGGCCACGGCAGCTGGATGACCCGGGCTTACGCGATCGGGGTGGCAGCCGGCACCCAGGCGCTCCTGCTCATCCCCGGAGCCATCCTGTTCGGGCCCACCGATGAGCCCTCCCGAACGGTGATCATGGGCGCGGCCTGGTTGCTGAACCTGGCGGTGGCCGAAGTGATCATCCGGCGCCGCGCCCGGCCCGGCGCTCGGCCGGTTCGCACGGTTCGGTGA
- a CDS encoding LuxR C-terminal-related transcriptional regulator: MRAFGEVRISLRRAGNLADALSTTIPTADMLLGQGRLRDAQRLYEDALGEALRLTVADGTPPQSTGDLEVGLSEILREQNDLPAALAHLAASEALGEPAHSHENRYRWFVSMARIRQAEGDPEAALELLGTAEQDYRRGFLPELRPIDAQTARVWIGQGRLDEATAWVTARGLSSTDAPVYLREFEHLTLARLLIAAHRAAPGTGRLREALHLLGRLLATAETGHRWGSVTEIQLLQALAHAANGDTIRALESLEQALRRAEPEGYCRLFLDEGEPLVALLRNASAAGISPAVVQRLSNTIAPDEGALPLGESAAPAGGLAEPLSERERQVLRLLASELSGPDIARELYISLNTLRTHTRHIFGKLDVNSRPAAVRRAEALGLL, from the coding sequence GTGCGGGCGTTCGGCGAGGTCCGCATCAGCCTGCGGCGGGCCGGCAACCTGGCGGATGCGCTCAGCACGACCATCCCCACCGCCGACATGCTTCTGGGCCAAGGCCGACTGCGGGATGCCCAGCGTCTCTATGAGGACGCACTCGGGGAGGCGCTCCGGCTGACCGTCGCGGACGGTACTCCCCCGCAGTCCACCGGCGACCTGGAGGTGGGGCTCAGCGAGATCCTGCGGGAGCAGAACGACCTGCCCGCTGCCCTGGCCCACCTGGCCGCGAGCGAGGCGCTGGGCGAACCGGCTCATTCGCACGAGAATCGGTACCGCTGGTTCGTGTCGATGGCACGCATCCGGCAGGCGGAGGGAGACCCCGAGGCCGCGCTCGAGCTGCTCGGCACGGCGGAGCAGGACTACCGACGCGGGTTCCTGCCGGAACTGCGCCCGATCGACGCGCAGACGGCTCGAGTCTGGATCGGCCAGGGACGCCTGGACGAGGCTACCGCGTGGGTGACCGCGCGGGGCCTGTCGAGCACGGATGCCCCGGTCTACCTGCGCGAATTCGAGCACCTCACCCTGGCCCGGCTGCTGATCGCCGCACACCGGGCCGCCCCCGGCACGGGCCGGCTCCGCGAGGCCCTGCACCTGCTGGGCCGGCTGCTCGCGACCGCCGAGACCGGGCACCGCTGGGGCAGCGTGACCGAGATCCAGCTACTGCAGGCGCTCGCGCACGCGGCGAACGGCGACACCATCCGGGCGCTCGAATCCCTGGAGCAGGCCCTCCGGCGCGCGGAGCCGGAGGGGTACTGCCGGCTGTTCCTCGACGAGGGCGAACCGCTGGTGGCACTGCTGCGGAACGCCTCGGCAGCCGGCATCAGTCCCGCGGTCGTCCAACGCCTGAGCAACACCATCGCGCCGGATGAGGGTGCGCTGCCGTTGGGTGAGAGCGCGGCCCCGGCGGGCGGGCTCGCCGAGCCGCTGAGCGAGCGCGAACGGCAGGTGCTGCGGTTGCTGGCCAGCGAACTGAGCGGACCCGACATCGCCCGGGAGCTTTACATCTCGCTGAACACCCTGCGCACCCACACCCGGCACATCTTCGGCAAGCTCGACGTGAACAGCCGCCCCGCGGCCGTGCGCCGGGCCGAGGCGCTGGGCCTGCTCTAG